From the genome of Pseudomonas migulae:
TTCTTGTCATTCATCGTGGCCGAAGCCTGAGCGATCACGTGATCAGCTTCTTCGATGGCGGACAGGAATACGATCTCGTCGGTGACCAGAGCGTCTTTCACCACACGGTACGGGCTCTCGAGGAAGCCGTACTGGTTGGTGCGCGCATAGGCAGCCAGGGAGTTGATCAGACCGATGTTCGGACCTTCCGGCGTTTCAATCGGGCAAACACGACCGTAGTGCGTCGGGTGTACGTCACGGACTTCAAAGCCAGCACGCTCACGAGTCAGACCGCCAGGGCCGAGTGCAGAAACACGACGCTTGTGGGTGATCTCGGACAGCGGGTTGTTCTGGTCCATGAACTGGGACAGCTGGCTGGAACCGAAGAACTCTTTCACCGCGGCAGCCACTGGCTTGGCGTTGATCAGGTCTTGCGGCATCAGGCCTTCGCTTTCAGCCATCGACAGACGCTCTTTGACCGCACGCTCAACACGTACCAGGCCAACGCGGAACTGGTTCTCAGCCATTTCGCCTACGCAGCGAACACGACGGTTACCCAGGTGGTCGATGTCATCGACAATGCCTTTACCGTTACGGATGTCGACCAGAGTCTTCAGAACCGCAACGATGTCTTCTTTGCACAACACGCCCGAACCTTCGATCTCGGTACGACCGATACGACGGTTGAACTTCATCCGGCCGACCGCAGACAGGTCGTAGCGCTCAGGGCTGAAGAACAGGTTGTTGAACAGAGTCTCGGCAGCGTCTTTGGTTGGCGGCTCGCCTGGACGCATCATGCGATAGATCTCTACCAGCGCTTCCAATTGGTTGCTGGTGGAGTCGATCTTCAGAGTGTCGGAGACGAACGGACCGCAGTCGATATCGTTGGTGTACAGAGTTTCGATGCGAACAACTTGAGCCTTGGCGATTTTCGCCAGGATCTCGGTGTTCAGCTCGGTGTTGCACTCTGCCAGGATTTCGCCGGTTGCCGGATGCACGATGACCTTGGCGGTAGTGCGACCCAGGACGTAGTCCAGAGGCACTTGCAGCTCTTTGATCCCGGCTTTTTCCAGCTGGTTGATGTGGCGAGCGGTGATACGACGACCTTGCTCGACAATAACCTTGCCTTTGTCATCCAGGATATCCAGGACAGCAATTTCACCACGCAGGCGCTGAGGCACCAGTTCCAGGCTGAGGTTTTCACCTTGCACGTGGAAGACGTTGGTGGTGTAGAACGCGTCGAGCACTTCTTCAGTGGTATAGCCGAGCGCGCGCAGCAGTACCGATGCAGGCAGCTTGCGACGACGGTCGATACGCACGAACACGCAGTCTTTCGGGTCGAACTCGAAGTCCAGCCACGAACCGCGGTAAGGAATGATACGCGCGGAGTACAGCAGTTTGCCGGAGCTGTGCGTCTTGCCACGGTCGTGGTCGAAGAACACGCCCGGGGAACGGTGCAGCTGGGAAACGATTACACGCTCGGTACCGTTGATTACGAAGGTACCGTTCTCAGTCATCAGGGGGATTTCACCCATGTAGACTTCTTGCTCTTTGATGTCCTTGATCGCTTTGTTCGACGATTCTTTGTCGAAAATGATCAGGCGCACTTTTACCCGCAAAGGTACGGCGTAAGTTACACCGCGCAATACGCATTCTTTGACATCAAATGCCGGTTCGCCCAGGCGATAACCGACGTACTCCAGCGCAGCATTGCCGGAGTAGCTGATGATCGGGAAAACGGATTTGAAGGCCGCATGCAGGCCCACGTCGCGGAACTGATCTTTAGTCGCTCCCGCCTGCAAGAATTCACGATACGAATCCAGCTGGATTGCCAGGAGATACGGCACATCCATGACGTCCGGCAACTTGCTAAAGTCCTTGCGGATACGTTTTTTCTCAGTATATGAGTAAGCCATCAGCGTTCCCCAGCTTGGTCACCTGCTTGTTTGGCCCCTCCCGACGGGAGCAGCCAGAAAATCGTGCAAACCCCATGGTTTGCGCCACCGCATCGGGTGGTTACAGCTCGTTACCAGCACCGACCCAGTCGGTTGCCAATAACGGAAAAAGGCCGGTGGCAAGAGCCACCAGCCATCAGCCTTTCGCTTAACGCTCGGGCTGGAGGAGCAAAGTCGATGCTTACTTCAGCTCGACTTTAGCGCCTGCTTCTTCCAGAGTAGCTTTGGCTTTGTCAGCTGCGTCTTTCGAAACAGCTTCCAGAACCATGGCAGGAGCGCCGTCAACTACAGCCTTGGCTTCTTTCAGGCCCAGACCGGTCAGTTCACGTACTGCCTTGATCACGTTAACTTTCTTCTCGCCAGCTTCGGTCAGCATGACGTTGAATTCAGTTTGTTCTTCAACAACGGCAGCAACAGCAGCTGGACCAGCGGAAGCAGCAGCAGCGGAAACGCCGAACTTCTCTTCCATGGCCTTGATCAGCTCAACGATTTCCAGAACGGATTTTTCGCCGATTGCTTCGATGATTTGGTCGTTAGTCAGAGACATGACTATAAATTCCTGTATTGGGGTGACAGCCTACGCGGCCATCGAAATAAACAATAAACGCTGAAAGGAGACGCTCAGCCTTAGGCTGCAGCAGCTTCTTTCTGGTCGCGAAGAGCCGCCAGAGTACGAGCCAATTTGCTGGTTGCGCCTTGAATCACGCTCATCAGCTGAGAAATTGCTTCGTCACGGGTCGGCAGGCTTGCCAGTACGTCGATCTGATTAGCCGCGAGGAACTTGCCCTCGAACGCAGCTGCCTTGATCTCGAACTTATCCTGACCTTTTGCGAACTCTTTGAAGATACGGGCAGCAGCGCCCGGATGTTCTTTGGAGAATGCAATCAAGGTCGGGCCAGTGAACACGTCGTTGAGCACGTCATATTGAGTGCCAGCAACGGCGCGCTTGAGCAGGGTGTTACGTACAACACGTACGTAAACGCCAGCTTCACGAGCCTCTTTACGGAGTCCGGTCATAGCGCCTACTGTTACGCCACGGGCATCAGCCACGACAGCGGACAGAGCAACTTGGGCAGCCTTGTTGACTTCAGCGACGATGGCCTTCTTGTCTTCAAGTTTAATTGCCACGGGAAAAACTCCTGCTTGTTACCGTTTCATCCAACCGAGGCCAGATGTCGTTTTGGTGTCTGATTCGGTAAGGAACCGGGAGCACCATCTGCGTAGGCTTGAGGTTTAAGACTTGCGTCGCCTACGGTCTTGGATAGCCCCCGCCAGGCAGGGACCCCAATCTTTCAATTAGCGCAATCGCTTGCGCCAACTTGTGTCTTACGCGTCGAGCGAGCTTTGGTCGATGACCAGACCTGGGCCCATAGTGGTGCTCAGGGTAACGCGCTTGACGTAAATGCCTTTCGAGGAAGCTGGCTTGATACGCTTCAGATCAGCGATCAGGGCTTCAACGTTTTCCTTCAGCTTGACGGCGTCAAAGCCGATCTTGCCAACGGAAGTGTGGATGATGCCGTTTTTGTCGGTGCGATAACGAACCTGACCAGCCTTGGCGTTCTTAACCGCGGTAGCTACGTCTGGGGTTACGGTGCCGACTTTAGGGTTAGGCATCAGGCCACGTGGACCGAGGATCTGACCCAACTGACCTACAACGCGCATTGCATCCGGGGATGCGATAACTACGTCATAGTTCAGGTCGCCGCCTTTCATTTCGGCAGCCAGGTCGTCCATGCCTACACGGTCAGCGCCGGCAGCCAGAGCGGCCTCAGCAGCTGGACCCTGGGTGAACACGGCAACGCGAACAGTCTTGCCAGTGCCGTGTGGCAGCACAGTAGCGCTACGAACGACCTGGTCGGATTTACGCGGGTCAACACCCAGGTTCACAGCAACGTCGAACGACTCGCTGAACTTGACAGTCGACAGCTCAGCCAGCAGAGCAGCAGCGTCTACAAAGTTGTAGGACTTGCCTGCTTCGATTTTGTCGGCGATAGCCTTTTGACGCTTGGTCAACTTAGCCATTACACACCCTCCACGTTAAGGCCCATGCTACGAGCAGAACCGGCGATGGTACGCACGGCTGCTTCCATATCAGCTGCAGTCAGATCCGCGTTTTTAACTTTCGCGATATCTTCCAGCTGAGCACGAGTCACGGTGCCAACCTTAACGGTGTTCGGACGAGCGGAACCGCTAGTCAGACCGGCCGCCTTCTTCAGCAGAACCGAAGCAGGGGTGGATTTGGTTTCGAAAGTGAAGCTACGGTCGCTGTAGACAGTGATGATCACTGGAGTCGGCAGGCCTGGTTCAATACCCTGAGTACGGGCGTTGAAAGCCTTGCAGAATTCCATGATGTTCACGCCGTGCTGACCCAAAGCAGGACCAACAGGTGGGCTTGGGTTAGCCTGAGCGGCCTTCACTTGCAGCTTGATGTAAGCGGTAATCTTCTTGGCCATGAGGCACTCCAATTACGGGTTCGAACGCCTCGAAAGGCTCCCCGGTTACTTGCGCGTTTATCCCAGTGACGACAAAACCCCACAGCCTAGGGCTGCGGGGTTGGGATGCTTGCTCAGCTAGACCTTTTCGACCTGGCTGAACTCGAGCTCTACCGGAGTAGAGCGACCGAAAATGAGCACTGCCACTTGGATCCGGCTCTTTTCGTAGTTAACTTCTTCAACCGTACCGGTAAAATCGGCAAACGGCCCGTCATTGACACGTACCGACTCGCCTGGCTCGAACAACGTCTTCGGCTTCGGCTTATCGCTACCATCAGCAACGCGACGCAGAATCGCTTCTGCCTCTTTATCTGTAATCGGTGCAGGCTTATCAGCAGTACCGCCGATGAAACCCATCACCCGAGGAGTATCCTTGACCAAGTGCCAAGTACCCTCGTTCATGTCCATCTGAACCAGCACATAACCTGGGAAGAACTTGCGCTCGCTTTTGCGTTTCTGGCCATTACGCATTTCAACCACTTCTTCAGTGGGAACCAGAATTTCGCCAAAGCCATCTTCCATGCCAGCCAGCTTTACGCGCTCTACCAACGAGCGCATGACATGCTTCTCGTAACCGGAGTAAGCATGCACAACGTACCAACGCTTAGCCACGGGACACCCTTAGCCGACAATCAAGGAAACAAGCCAGCCGAGCAGGGAATCAAGCCCCCACAACAGCAACGCCATAACCAGAACAACAGCCACAACAATCAACGTGGTCTGCGTGGTTTCTTGGCGAGTTGGCCATACGACTTTACGAATCTCGGTGCGAGCTTCCTTCACCAGCACAAAGAAAGACTTGCCCTTGACTGTCTGCAGGCCTACAAAGGCAGCTACAGCAGCAATGGCAAGCAATGCAAGTACGCGGTACAGGATCGGCGAAGCAGAGTAATACTGATTGCCAACAACGCCAACAACCACCAAAGCGACTACTACTAGCCACTTGAGCAGATCGAAGCGAGAGCCTTGAGCTTCAGCTTTAGGAGTCATCTATGAAGATCCTGTGAAAAGAAAGCCAGACACACCAAGTGAATCTGGCAGGTCAGGAGGGAATCGAACCCCCAACCTACGGTTTTGGAGACCGTCGCTCTGCCAATTGAGCTACTGACCTAAAACAAAATCAGGCCGACCATTATGCCGGCCCGAAAAAGACATTACAACAACTTACTCGATGACTTTGGCTACGACACCAGCGCCGACGGTACGACCGCCTTCACGGATTGCGAATCGCAGACCATCTTCCATCGCGATGGTTTTGATCAGGGTAACGGTCATCTGAACGTTATCACCCGGCATCACCATTTCAACACCTTCTGGCAGCTCGCAATTACCAGTCACGTCAGTCGTACGGAAGTAGAACTGTGGACGGTAACCCTTGAAGAATGGCGTATGACGACCACCCTCTTCCTTGCTCAGAACGTAAACCTCAGCAGTGAACTTGGTATGCGGCTTGACGGTGCCTGGCTTGACCAAAACCTGGCCACGCTCAACATCATCACGCTTGGTACCGCGCAGCAAAACGCCGCAGTTCTCGCCAGCACGACCTTCGTCGAGCAGCTTGCGGAACATCTCAACACCCGTGCAAGTAGTTTTGACGGTGTCACGAAGACCAACAATCTCAACTTCTTCCTGGATGCGAACAATGCCACGCTCAACACGACCAGTCACAACAGTACCGCGACCGGAGATCGAGAACACGTCCTCGATCGGCATCAGGAACGGCTTGTCAATAGCACGTTCAGGCTGCGGAATGTAGCTATCCAGAGTCTCAACCAACTTCTTGACGGCAGTGGTACCCATCTCGTTGTCGTCCTGACCGTTCAACGCCATCAGCGCAGAACCAATGATGATCGGAGTGTCATCACCTGGGAAATCGTAAGTGCTCAGCAGATCGCGCACTTCCATCTCAACCAGCTCCAGCAGCTCAGCATCGTCAACCATGTCAGCCTTGTTCAGGAAGACAACGATGTACGGAACGCCAACCTGGCGGGACAGCAGGATGTGCTCACGGGTTTGCGGCATCGGACCATCAGCGGCCGAGCAAACCAGAATCGCACCATCCATCTGAGCAGCACCGGTGATCATGTTTTTTACGTAGTCGGCGTGACCAGGGCAGTCAACGTGTGCGTAGTGACGCACGGCCGAATCGTATTCAACGTGAGCGGTGTTGATGGTAATACCACGAGCTTTTTCTTCAGGGGCGCTATCGATCTTGTCGAAGTCAACCTTTGCCGAACCGAAAACTTCGGAGCAGACACGGGTCAAGGCAGCAGTCAA
Proteins encoded in this window:
- the rplL gene encoding 50S ribosomal protein L7/L12: MSLTNDQIIEAIGEKSVLEIVELIKAMEEKFGVSAAAASAGPAAVAAVVEEQTEFNVMLTEAGEKKVNVIKAVRELTGLGLKEAKAVVDGAPAMVLEAVSKDAADKAKATLEEAGAKVELK
- the rplJ gene encoding 50S ribosomal protein L10 produces the protein MAIKLEDKKAIVAEVNKAAQVALSAVVADARGVTVGAMTGLRKEAREAGVYVRVVRNTLLKRAVAGTQYDVLNDVFTGPTLIAFSKEHPGAAARIFKEFAKGQDKFEIKAAAFEGKFLAANQIDVLASLPTRDEAISQLMSVIQGATSKLARTLAALRDQKEAAAA
- the rplA gene encoding 50S ribosomal protein L1, encoding MAKLTKRQKAIADKIEAGKSYNFVDAAALLAELSTVKFSESFDVAVNLGVDPRKSDQVVRSATVLPHGTGKTVRVAVFTQGPAAEAALAAGADRVGMDDLAAEMKGGDLNYDVVIASPDAMRVVGQLGQILGPRGLMPNPKVGTVTPDVATAVKNAKAGQVRYRTDKNGIIHTSVGKIGFDAVKLKENVEALIADLKRIKPASSKGIYVKRVTLSTTMGPGLVIDQSSLDA
- the rplK gene encoding 50S ribosomal protein L11; this translates as MAKKITAYIKLQVKAAQANPSPPVGPALGQHGVNIMEFCKAFNARTQGIEPGLPTPVIITVYSDRSFTFETKSTPASVLLKKAAGLTSGSARPNTVKVGTVTRAQLEDIAKVKNADLTAADMEAAVRTIAGSARSMGLNVEGV
- the nusG gene encoding transcription termination/antitermination protein NusG — protein: MAKRWYVVHAYSGYEKHVMRSLVERVKLAGMEDGFGEILVPTEEVVEMRNGQKRKSERKFFPGYVLVQMDMNEGTWHLVKDTPRVMGFIGGTADKPAPITDKEAEAILRRVADGSDKPKPKTLFEPGESVRVNDGPFADFTGTVEEVNYEKSRIQVAVLIFGRSTPVELEFSQVEKV
- the secE gene encoding preprotein translocase subunit SecE, whose translation is MTPKAEAQGSRFDLLKWLVVVALVVVGVVGNQYYSASPILYRVLALLAIAAVAAFVGLQTVKGKSFFVLVKEARTEIRKVVWPTRQETTQTTLIVVAVVLVMALLLWGLDSLLGWLVSLIVG
- the tuf gene encoding elongation factor Tu, which codes for MAKEKFERNKPHVNVGTIGHVDHGKTTLTAALTRVCSEVFGSAKVDFDKIDSAPEEKARGITINTAHVEYDSAVRHYAHVDCPGHADYVKNMITGAAQMDGAILVCSAADGPMPQTREHILLSRQVGVPYIVVFLNKADMVDDAELLELVEMEVRDLLSTYDFPGDDTPIIIGSALMALNGQDDNEMGTTAVKKLVETLDSYIPQPERAIDKPFLMPIEDVFSISGRGTVVTGRVERGIVRIQEEVEIVGLRDTVKTTCTGVEMFRKLLDEGRAGENCGVLLRGTKRDDVERGQVLVKPGTVKPHTKFTAEVYVLSKEEGGRHTPFFKGYRPQFYFRTTDVTGNCELPEGVEMVMPGDNVQMTVTLIKTIAMEDGLRFAIREGGRTVGAGVVAKVIE